Proteins found in one Sorghum bicolor cultivar BTx623 chromosome 1, Sorghum_bicolor_NCBIv3, whole genome shotgun sequence genomic segment:
- the LOC8059544 gene encoding oleosin 1 codes for MATGGHHADDAHHHRGGGRRSDAVGENYMRGLYGDDDYNASHYGQQQSAGTAVAKALASATAAFTLLVLSGLAVTGTVLALIVATPLLVIFSPVLVPAAITVALLTTGFVSSGGFGAAAVAVLAWMYRYLQTTTSSSDQQQHQHQLSGKAHDVKDWAQHRLEQARAH; via the coding sequence ATGGCCACTGGTGGTCATCATGCGGACGACGCGCACCATCATCGTGGTGGAGGGAGAAGAAGCGACGCCGTCGGAGAGAACTACATGAGGGGCCTCTACGGCGACGACGACTACAACGCCAGCCACTACGGCCAGCAGCAGTCAGCTGGCACGGCGGTGGCCAAGGCGCTAGCCTCGGCCACGGCGGCCTTCACCTTGCTGGTGCTGTCGGGGCTGGCGGTGACGGGCACAGTGCTGGCGCTCATCGTGGCGACGCCGTTGCTGGTGATCTTCAGCCCCGTGCTGGTGCCGGCGGCCATCACGGTGGCGCTGCTCACGACAGGCTTCGTCTCGTCAGGAGGGTTCGGCGCCGCCGCGGTGGCTGTGCTGGCGTGGATGTACCGCTACCTGCAGACGACGACCTCGTCGTCGGATCAGCAGCAGCATCAGCATCAGCTGTCCGGCAAGGCGCACGACGTCAAGGACTGGGCGCAGCACCGCCTGGAGCAGGCACGCGCGCACTGa
- the LOC8081569 gene encoding uncharacterized protein LOC8081569 isoform X2, whose translation MPSRSPRRSARAPFPSAAEPPPGLFPAREDLVRLLAVICIAAAAAAACSVLNRRPEPFCDSPQSPDDYADDSCQPCPLNGRCVDGELECVQGFKRQDKACIEDGLLSQTANKISELLQLWICNQHARALCGQPAEILFQQHDVSNAIDELLSKTPAGLTEAGIQLVKTRVLESSQDFFDTTFTSNKVKVFKCPELVAELHMPLACRVRQWISRNTICVATFCILLAALLWILWIIYRRRALSNRAEQIYEQVCEILEDNAINAKIDNSNCEPWVVTSWLRDHLLVPRERKNAFLWKKVYGSQGRIQQSGVLRRPPYLTSKTPPPPLQIAMLHAIVGASVHDESYSRQMTTYQGDRLKSNDWNQHLELLVEELILEDSRIDQYPKVIKGESKVVYEWQASGSLSAKIKKVQGARVKSRTGGGAIKFAEEMGACLVEVREQGSCDLIREERSKAKLTSSD comes from the exons ATGCCGTCGCGTTCGCCGCGGCGTTCGGCCCGGGCCCCCTTCCCGAGCGCCGCCGAGCCCCCTCCCGGCCTCTTCCCCGCCAGGGAGGACCTCGTCCGCTTGCTCGCCGTCATATGCatcgccgccgcagccgccgcgGCCTGCAGCGTCCTCAACCGCCGCCCTGAGCCCTTCTGCGACTCCCCCCAATCGCCCGATGACTACGCCGACG ATTCGTGTCAACCTTGCCCTCTGAACGGCCGATGCGTGGACGGTGAGCTAGAGTGCGTCCAGGGGTTCAAGAGGCAAGACAAAGCATGCATAGAGGACGGACTGCTCAGCCAAACAGCTAACAAGATT TCAGAGCTACTACAGCTATGGATCTGCAATCAGCATGCTCGTGCTTTATGTGGCCAACCTGCCGAAATCCTG TTTCAGCAGCATGATGTCTCAAATGCAATTGATGAACTCTTGTCCAAGACTCCTGCTGGCCTAACTGAGGCTGGAATTCAACTTGTGAAAACTAGGGTGCTGGAGAGTTCTCAGGACTTCTTCGACACGACATTTACTTCCAACAA AGTCAAAGTATTTAAATGCCCTGAGCTGGTCGCGGAGCTTCATATGCCTTTGGCTTGTCGAGTTCGCCAATGGATCTCTAGAAATACCATCTGTGTGGCAACCTTTTGTATCCTG CTTGCAGCACTGCTCTGGATACTGTGGATCATTTACAGGAGGCGGGCATTATCTAATAGAGCTGAACAAATATATGAGCAG GTTTGTGAAATCCTTGAAGATAATGCCATAAACGCCAAGATTGATAACTCCAATTGTGAGCCTTGGGTGGTTACCTCTTGGCTCAGGGATCACCTGCTGGTTCCTCGAGAGAGGAAGAATGCTTTCTTGTGGAAGAAG GTATATGGCAGTCAGGGGCGGATCCAGCAATCTGGCGTGCTCCGGCGACCGCCATACCTCACTTCGAAAACACCACCTCCTCCACTCCAGATTGCCATGCTTCATGCCATCGTCGGTGCATCAGTGCATGATGAGTCCTACTCGAGGCAAATGACAACTTATCAAGGAGATAGGCTGAAAAGCAACGATTGGAACCAACACCTTGAACTTCTG GTCGAAGAACTGATACTAGAAGATTCTCGAATAGATCAATATCCAAAGGTGATTAAGGGGGAGTCAAAGGTTGTTTATGAGTGGCAAG CAAGTGGCTCACTTAGTGCAAAGATTAAAAAGGTGCAAGGTGCAAGGGTCAAGTCAAGGACTGGTGGAGGTGCGATAAAATTTGCAGAAGAAATGGGTGCTTGCTTGGTTGAGGTGAGGGAGCAGGGGTCATGTGATTTAATACGTGAAGAAAGAAGTAAGGCGAAGCTCACGAGCAGTGATTAG
- the LOC8081569 gene encoding uncharacterized protein LOC8081569 isoform X5, producing MPSRSPRRSARAPFPSAAEPPPGLFPAREDLVRLLAVICIAAAAAAACSVLNRRPEPFCDSPQSPDDYADDSCQPCPLNGRCVDGELECVQGFKRQDKACIEDGLLSQTANKISELLQLWICNQHARALCGQPAEILFQQHDVSNAIDELLSKTPAGLTEAGIQLVKTRVLESSQDFFDTTFTSNKVKVFKCPELVAELHMPLACRVRQWISRNTICVATFCILLAALLWILWIIYRRRALSNRAEQIYEQVCEILEDNAINAKIDNSNCEPWVVTSWLRDHLLVPRERKNAFLWKKVEELILEDSRIDQYPKVIKGESKVVYEWQASGSLSAKIKKVQGARVKSRTGGGAIKFAEEMGACLVEVREQGSCDLIREERSKAKLTSSD from the exons ATGCCGTCGCGTTCGCCGCGGCGTTCGGCCCGGGCCCCCTTCCCGAGCGCCGCCGAGCCCCCTCCCGGCCTCTTCCCCGCCAGGGAGGACCTCGTCCGCTTGCTCGCCGTCATATGCatcgccgccgcagccgccgcgGCCTGCAGCGTCCTCAACCGCCGCCCTGAGCCCTTCTGCGACTCCCCCCAATCGCCCGATGACTACGCCGACG ATTCGTGTCAACCTTGCCCTCTGAACGGCCGATGCGTGGACGGTGAGCTAGAGTGCGTCCAGGGGTTCAAGAGGCAAGACAAAGCATGCATAGAGGACGGACTGCTCAGCCAAACAGCTAACAAGATT TCAGAGCTACTACAGCTATGGATCTGCAATCAGCATGCTCGTGCTTTATGTGGCCAACCTGCCGAAATCCTG TTTCAGCAGCATGATGTCTCAAATGCAATTGATGAACTCTTGTCCAAGACTCCTGCTGGCCTAACTGAGGCTGGAATTCAACTTGTGAAAACTAGGGTGCTGGAGAGTTCTCAGGACTTCTTCGACACGACATTTACTTCCAACAA AGTCAAAGTATTTAAATGCCCTGAGCTGGTCGCGGAGCTTCATATGCCTTTGGCTTGTCGAGTTCGCCAATGGATCTCTAGAAATACCATCTGTGTGGCAACCTTTTGTATCCTG CTTGCAGCACTGCTCTGGATACTGTGGATCATTTACAGGAGGCGGGCATTATCTAATAGAGCTGAACAAATATATGAGCAG GTTTGTGAAATCCTTGAAGATAATGCCATAAACGCCAAGATTGATAACTCCAATTGTGAGCCTTGGGTGGTTACCTCTTGGCTCAGGGATCACCTGCTGGTTCCTCGAGAGAGGAAGAATGCTTTCTTGTGGAAGAAG GTCGAAGAACTGATACTAGAAGATTCTCGAATAGATCAATATCCAAAGGTGATTAAGGGGGAGTCAAAGGTTGTTTATGAGTGGCAAG CAAGTGGCTCACTTAGTGCAAAGATTAAAAAGGTGCAAGGTGCAAGGGTCAAGTCAAGGACTGGTGGAGGTGCGATAAAATTTGCAGAAGAAATGGGTGCTTGCTTGGTTGAGGTGAGGGAGCAGGGGTCATGTGATTTAATACGTGAAGAAAGAAGTAAGGCGAAGCTCACGAGCAGTGATTAG
- the LOC8081569 gene encoding uncharacterized protein LOC8081569 isoform X1, translated as MPSRSPRRSARAPFPSAAEPPPGLFPAREDLVRLLAVICIAAAAAAACSVLNRRPEPFCDSPQSPDDYADGTDSCQPCPLNGRCVDGELECVQGFKRQDKACIEDGLLSQTANKISELLQLWICNQHARALCGQPAEILFQQHDVSNAIDELLSKTPAGLTEAGIQLVKTRVLESSQDFFDTTFTSNKVKVFKCPELVAELHMPLACRVRQWISRNTICVATFCILLAALLWILWIIYRRRALSNRAEQIYEQVCEILEDNAINAKIDNSNCEPWVVTSWLRDHLLVPRERKNAFLWKKVYGSQGRIQQSGVLRRPPYLTSKTPPPPLQIAMLHAIVGASVHDESYSRQMTTYQGDRLKSNDWNQHLELLVEELILEDSRIDQYPKVIKGESKVVYEWQASGSLSAKIKKVQGARVKSRTGGGAIKFAEEMGACLVEVREQGSCDLIREERSKAKLTSSD; from the exons ATGCCGTCGCGTTCGCCGCGGCGTTCGGCCCGGGCCCCCTTCCCGAGCGCCGCCGAGCCCCCTCCCGGCCTCTTCCCCGCCAGGGAGGACCTCGTCCGCTTGCTCGCCGTCATATGCatcgccgccgcagccgccgcgGCCTGCAGCGTCCTCAACCGCCGCCCTGAGCCCTTCTGCGACTCCCCCCAATCGCCCGATGACTACGCCGACGGTACGG ATTCGTGTCAACCTTGCCCTCTGAACGGCCGATGCGTGGACGGTGAGCTAGAGTGCGTCCAGGGGTTCAAGAGGCAAGACAAAGCATGCATAGAGGACGGACTGCTCAGCCAAACAGCTAACAAGATT TCAGAGCTACTACAGCTATGGATCTGCAATCAGCATGCTCGTGCTTTATGTGGCCAACCTGCCGAAATCCTG TTTCAGCAGCATGATGTCTCAAATGCAATTGATGAACTCTTGTCCAAGACTCCTGCTGGCCTAACTGAGGCTGGAATTCAACTTGTGAAAACTAGGGTGCTGGAGAGTTCTCAGGACTTCTTCGACACGACATTTACTTCCAACAA AGTCAAAGTATTTAAATGCCCTGAGCTGGTCGCGGAGCTTCATATGCCTTTGGCTTGTCGAGTTCGCCAATGGATCTCTAGAAATACCATCTGTGTGGCAACCTTTTGTATCCTG CTTGCAGCACTGCTCTGGATACTGTGGATCATTTACAGGAGGCGGGCATTATCTAATAGAGCTGAACAAATATATGAGCAG GTTTGTGAAATCCTTGAAGATAATGCCATAAACGCCAAGATTGATAACTCCAATTGTGAGCCTTGGGTGGTTACCTCTTGGCTCAGGGATCACCTGCTGGTTCCTCGAGAGAGGAAGAATGCTTTCTTGTGGAAGAAG GTATATGGCAGTCAGGGGCGGATCCAGCAATCTGGCGTGCTCCGGCGACCGCCATACCTCACTTCGAAAACACCACCTCCTCCACTCCAGATTGCCATGCTTCATGCCATCGTCGGTGCATCAGTGCATGATGAGTCCTACTCGAGGCAAATGACAACTTATCAAGGAGATAGGCTGAAAAGCAACGATTGGAACCAACACCTTGAACTTCTG GTCGAAGAACTGATACTAGAAGATTCTCGAATAGATCAATATCCAAAGGTGATTAAGGGGGAGTCAAAGGTTGTTTATGAGTGGCAAG CAAGTGGCTCACTTAGTGCAAAGATTAAAAAGGTGCAAGGTGCAAGGGTCAAGTCAAGGACTGGTGGAGGTGCGATAAAATTTGCAGAAGAAATGGGTGCTTGCTTGGTTGAGGTGAGGGAGCAGGGGTCATGTGATTTAATACGTGAAGAAAGAAGTAAGGCGAAGCTCACGAGCAGTGATTAG
- the LOC8081569 gene encoding uncharacterized protein LOC8081569 isoform X4 gives MPSRSPRRSARAPFPSAAEPPPGLFPAREDLVRLLAVICIAAAAAAACSVLNRRPEPFCDSPQSPDDYADGTDSCQPCPLNGRCVDGELECVQGFKRQDKACIEDGLLSQTANKISELLQLWICNQHARALCGQPAEILFQQHDVSNAIDELLSKTPAGLTEAGIQLVKTRVLESSQDFFDTTFTSNKVKVFKCPELVAELHMPLACRVRQWISRNTICVATFCILLAALLWILWIIYRRRALSNRAEQIYEQVEELILEDSRIDQYPKVIKGESKVVYEWQASGSLSAKIKKVQGARVKSRTGGGAIKFAEEMGACLVEVREQGSCDLIREERSKAKLTSSD, from the exons ATGCCGTCGCGTTCGCCGCGGCGTTCGGCCCGGGCCCCCTTCCCGAGCGCCGCCGAGCCCCCTCCCGGCCTCTTCCCCGCCAGGGAGGACCTCGTCCGCTTGCTCGCCGTCATATGCatcgccgccgcagccgccgcgGCCTGCAGCGTCCTCAACCGCCGCCCTGAGCCCTTCTGCGACTCCCCCCAATCGCCCGATGACTACGCCGACGGTACGG ATTCGTGTCAACCTTGCCCTCTGAACGGCCGATGCGTGGACGGTGAGCTAGAGTGCGTCCAGGGGTTCAAGAGGCAAGACAAAGCATGCATAGAGGACGGACTGCTCAGCCAAACAGCTAACAAGATT TCAGAGCTACTACAGCTATGGATCTGCAATCAGCATGCTCGTGCTTTATGTGGCCAACCTGCCGAAATCCTG TTTCAGCAGCATGATGTCTCAAATGCAATTGATGAACTCTTGTCCAAGACTCCTGCTGGCCTAACTGAGGCTGGAATTCAACTTGTGAAAACTAGGGTGCTGGAGAGTTCTCAGGACTTCTTCGACACGACATTTACTTCCAACAA AGTCAAAGTATTTAAATGCCCTGAGCTGGTCGCGGAGCTTCATATGCCTTTGGCTTGTCGAGTTCGCCAATGGATCTCTAGAAATACCATCTGTGTGGCAACCTTTTGTATCCTG CTTGCAGCACTGCTCTGGATACTGTGGATCATTTACAGGAGGCGGGCATTATCTAATAGAGCTGAACAAATATATGAGCAG GTCGAAGAACTGATACTAGAAGATTCTCGAATAGATCAATATCCAAAGGTGATTAAGGGGGAGTCAAAGGTTGTTTATGAGTGGCAAG CAAGTGGCTCACTTAGTGCAAAGATTAAAAAGGTGCAAGGTGCAAGGGTCAAGTCAAGGACTGGTGGAGGTGCGATAAAATTTGCAGAAGAAATGGGTGCTTGCTTGGTTGAGGTGAGGGAGCAGGGGTCATGTGATTTAATACGTGAAGAAAGAAGTAAGGCGAAGCTCACGAGCAGTGATTAG
- the LOC8081569 gene encoding uncharacterized protein LOC8081569 isoform X3: MPSRSPRRSARAPFPSAAEPPPGLFPAREDLVRLLAVICIAAAAAAACSVLNRRPEPFCDSPQSPDDYADGTDSCQPCPLNGRCVDGELECVQGFKRQDKACIEDGLLSQTANKISELLQLWICNQHARALCGQPAEILFQQHDVSNAIDELLSKTPAGLTEAGIQLVKTRVLESSQDFFDTTFTSNKVKVFKCPELVAELHMPLACRVRQWISRNTICVATFCILLAALLWILWIIYRRRALSNRAEQIYEQVCEILEDNAINAKIDNSNCEPWVVTSWLRDHLLVPRERKNAFLWKKVEELILEDSRIDQYPKVIKGESKVVYEWQASGSLSAKIKKVQGARVKSRTGGGAIKFAEEMGACLVEVREQGSCDLIREERSKAKLTSSD; the protein is encoded by the exons ATGCCGTCGCGTTCGCCGCGGCGTTCGGCCCGGGCCCCCTTCCCGAGCGCCGCCGAGCCCCCTCCCGGCCTCTTCCCCGCCAGGGAGGACCTCGTCCGCTTGCTCGCCGTCATATGCatcgccgccgcagccgccgcgGCCTGCAGCGTCCTCAACCGCCGCCCTGAGCCCTTCTGCGACTCCCCCCAATCGCCCGATGACTACGCCGACGGTACGG ATTCGTGTCAACCTTGCCCTCTGAACGGCCGATGCGTGGACGGTGAGCTAGAGTGCGTCCAGGGGTTCAAGAGGCAAGACAAAGCATGCATAGAGGACGGACTGCTCAGCCAAACAGCTAACAAGATT TCAGAGCTACTACAGCTATGGATCTGCAATCAGCATGCTCGTGCTTTATGTGGCCAACCTGCCGAAATCCTG TTTCAGCAGCATGATGTCTCAAATGCAATTGATGAACTCTTGTCCAAGACTCCTGCTGGCCTAACTGAGGCTGGAATTCAACTTGTGAAAACTAGGGTGCTGGAGAGTTCTCAGGACTTCTTCGACACGACATTTACTTCCAACAA AGTCAAAGTATTTAAATGCCCTGAGCTGGTCGCGGAGCTTCATATGCCTTTGGCTTGTCGAGTTCGCCAATGGATCTCTAGAAATACCATCTGTGTGGCAACCTTTTGTATCCTG CTTGCAGCACTGCTCTGGATACTGTGGATCATTTACAGGAGGCGGGCATTATCTAATAGAGCTGAACAAATATATGAGCAG GTTTGTGAAATCCTTGAAGATAATGCCATAAACGCCAAGATTGATAACTCCAATTGTGAGCCTTGGGTGGTTACCTCTTGGCTCAGGGATCACCTGCTGGTTCCTCGAGAGAGGAAGAATGCTTTCTTGTGGAAGAAG GTCGAAGAACTGATACTAGAAGATTCTCGAATAGATCAATATCCAAAGGTGATTAAGGGGGAGTCAAAGGTTGTTTATGAGTGGCAAG CAAGTGGCTCACTTAGTGCAAAGATTAAAAAGGTGCAAGGTGCAAGGGTCAAGTCAAGGACTGGTGGAGGTGCGATAAAATTTGCAGAAGAAATGGGTGCTTGCTTGGTTGAGGTGAGGGAGCAGGGGTCATGTGATTTAATACGTGAAGAAAGAAGTAAGGCGAAGCTCACGAGCAGTGATTAG
- the LOC8059545 gene encoding ribose-phosphate pyrophosphokinase 1 → MAVAGANASCSIAAGACPSSSGSSSLFPHHRPSRPRRHGRIGIATIMCTSSSMHGYGYDSSSLPSLSLPFPIPAPRGVTSTGSGSRLRIFSGSANPVLAQEIACYLGMELGKIKIKRFADGEIYVQLQESVRGCDVFLVQPTCPPANENLMELLIMIDACRRASAKNITAVIPYFGYARADRKMQGRESIAAKLVANLITEAGAHRVLACDLHSGQSIGYFDIPVDHVYGQPVILDYLASKTICPNDVVVVSPDVGGVARARAFAKKLSDAPLAIVDKRRQGHNQAEVVNLIGDVRGKVAVMVDDMIDTAGTISKGAELLHKEGARAVYACSTHAVFSPPALQRLSSGLFQEVIITNTVPVQHLHSFPQLTVLSVANLLGETIWRVHDDCSLSSIFK, encoded by the coding sequence ATGGCCGTGGCCGGAGCCAACGCGTCCTGCTCCATAGCCGCCGGAGCCTGCCCGTCGTCATCCGGATCCTCCTCACTTTTCCCTCACCACCGTCCTAGTCGTCCTCGGCGCCACGGCCGCATAGGCATAGCAACCATCATGTgcaccagcagcagcatgcACGGGTACGGCTATGATAGCAGCTCCCTTCCGTCCTTGTCCCTGCCATTCCCAATCCCAGCGCCGCGCGGCGTCACCAGCACCGGCAGTGGCAGCCGTTTGCGCATCTTCTCCGGCAGCGCCAACCCGGTGCTGGCGCAGGAGATCGCGTGCTACCTTGGGATGGAGCTGggcaagatcaagatcaagcgGTTCGCGGACGGCGAGATCTACGTGCAGCTGCAGGAGAGCGTGCGCGGCTGCGACGTGTTCCTGGTGCAGCCCACCTGCCCTCCAGCCAACGAGAACCTCATGGAGCTCCTCATCATGATCGACGCCTGCCGGAGGGCCTCCGCCAAGAACATCACCGCCGTCATCCCCTACTTCGGCTACGCCAGGGCTGACAGGAAGATGCAGGGCCGCGAGTCCATCGCCGCCAAGCTGGTGGCCAACCTCATCACGGAGGCCGGCGCCCACCGCGTGCTGGCCTGCGATCTCCACTCGGGCCAGTCCATCGGCTACTTCGACATCCCCGTGGACCACGTCTACGGCCAGCCCGTCATCCTCGACTACCTGGCCAGCAAGACCATCTGCCCCAACGACGTCGTGGTGGTGTCGCCGGACGTGGGAGGGGTGGCCAGGGCGCGCGCCTTCGCCAAGAAGCTCTCCGACGCGCCGCTGGCCATAGTCGACAAGAGGCGCCAGGGACACAACCAGGCCGAGGTGGTGAACCTCATCGGTGATGTCAGGGGAAAGGTTGCCGTCATGGTGGACGACATGATCGACACGGCCGGGACCATCTCCAAGGGCGCCGAGCTGTTGCACAAGGAGGGAGCGCGAGCCGTGTACGCCTGCAGCACCCACGCGGTCTTCAGCCCACCGGCGCTGCAGAGGCTCTCCAGCGGCCTCTTCCAGGAGGTGATCATCACCAACACCGTGCCGGTGCAGCACCTGCACAGCTTCCCGCAGCTCACCGTCCTCTCCGTCGCCAACCTCCTCGGCGAGACCATCTGGCGTGTTCACGACGATTGCTCCCTCAGCAGCATCTTCAAGTGA